The nucleotide window CTGGCGCATCGGCCGGGCCCCACGTCACCACGTAGCCGGTGACACCCTTCTCGGGGCTCCTGGTCCACGTCGCCACACCGTTCGCGACCGCGAGGTTCTTGAGGCGCGATGGGCTCGACGCCAGCAGCATCAGCGTTGCCACCGTCGTCTTGCTTGCTTCCGCGATCAGCTGATGGTTCTCGACCTCGAGGATGTCGTGCGGCATGTGATAATGCGGATTGCCGAGGACCGGATAGGAGCCGATGCCGCCGACGATGTCACCGTAGGCCTCGTAGTACGCGGCCGCATCCGTGCTCTTGTAGTAGAGCGCGTCGTAGGTGATCATCGACGAGAACGCGCCGCGGCGGCGTGCTGGATGTCGCGGATGCCGGGGTTGGAGTAACGGATGGTGTTGTCGAGGTGATGGTCGTTGGCCCAGCCGAGCATGTCGTTGTTGAGCGCACCGACGAGCTTGACCGAGTCGGCCACCGCGCGGCGCACGTACTCGCGCGACCCGAGCAATCCCGACTCCTCGCCGGTGAAGGAGGCGAAGACGATCGTCGCCGGCTGCGGATGCCTGGCCATGACACGCGCCGCCTCGAGCAGCGCCGCCGTTCCCGAGGTGTTGTCGTCTGCGCCCGGCCCCTCGGCGCGCGAGTCGAAGTGCGAACTCACCACGTACACCAGTTCCGGATTCTCCGTCCCCTTGAGCACTGCGAGGACGTTCGCCGTCTTCCCACCCAACGCGCCCTGCGGCGAGAACCACTGCGGCTGGGCGTCGTAGCCGAAGCTCTTGTAGGTCGCGAGGAGGTAGTCGATCGCCTTGGCGTTGCCAGGCTGCGAGATGTGCTTCGAGTCGAAGTCGAAGAGCGCCTTCTCGTAGCCGTACACACGGCCCACATCGACCTGCGTCGTCACGGCGCGGACCTTGGCCGCAATCGGCGCAAACGAGGTGATGCCGCGGTCACGCAGCGACACCTCGCCGGCACGGTCGGCGTCGAGCCGCGCGATCACCGCCTCCCGCGTCACGGGCCGCTTCAACTCGGTCAGGTAGAGGCCGCGTTCCACGCTCACGGTGTTGCCATCGCGCTCGGCCACGGTGAGCACCGCCGAGCCATCAGGCGTCGGCAGCCACTCGTACTCGGGGGGCGATGGTGCGCACGGTGTTGTTGTGGAAGAGCCGCGTGCGCGCCCCCGTCTCGGTGTCGTAGAGATAGGAGCGGCGATGCCTCGGCTCCCCTGACGGCCATCACGGTCGTCGGGCTGAGCCACTGCGGGAGGACGTCGTGCTGGATCTCGCGGGTGATGCGCGTCGGCGTGGCGGAGGCGGTTGGCGAAATGTCGAGGGTGTAGAGCTCATAGTCCTGCACCGGCATCATCTGGAACGCGATCCGGCTGCCGTCGGGAGAGAGCGCCGGCGCGTCGATCCGACGAATGCCCTTGTAGAGCGTCATGGCGCCGCCGCCGGCGACCGGTGCGGCCATCAGCCGGTTCTCCTCGGTGGCGATGTCACCCTGCACGACGAGTCGCCCCTCGACCCACGCGATCATCGAGCCGTCGGCCGAGATGGTCGCCGCGCGGCCCTCGATCCGTCGCACCGTGTTGGCCTGCAGGTCGACGATCGCGAAGAGTGCGGCGGCGCGGAGTCCGGCGAGGCCGACGGGGAGGCGCACCGGATTGCCGCTCGGGACAGGGTACGCCAGGAACCGCCCGCCGGGGAGCGCCACGGGCACGCCCTTGAAGCCTGCCGTCGGTGCGACGATGCCTTGCACCGCGAAGCTGTCGCCGGTGCGCGTCAGGCGGAGGATGTCGTTGCGCGTCCCGTCCGAGGCGCGGGAGACCACCACGAAGAGCGTCGCGTCATCGGTGCCGAAGGTGGCGCCGGTCGGCAGCCACTCGCCCAGGCCGGTAATCGGCAGCTCGCGTCCGGTGGCGACCTCCTTGATGCCCAGGGGGACGCGATTCAACGTGGTGGGCGCGATCCACGCCACCAGCGCTCCGGTTGGCGAGAGCGCGGCGCCGCTCCCCACCGCCTCGAGGAGGACTTTCGTGGGAGCGCTCCGGCGCA belongs to Gemmatimonadota bacterium and includes:
- a CDS encoding fibronectin type III domain-containing protein, which translates into the protein MITYDALYYKSTDAAAYYEAYGDIVGGIGSYPVLGNPHYHMPHDILEVENHQLIAEASKTTVATLMLLASSPSRLKNLAVANGVATWTRSPEKGVTGYVVTWGPADAPEKNRLRVTTPTARIPGLSAGMVVQVKAVNARGLMGWDWARFTVK
- a CDS encoding M20/M25/M40 family metallo-hydrolase; the protein is MLTVAERDGNTVSVERGLYLTELKRPVTREAVIARLDADRAGEVSLRDRGITSFAPIAAKVRAVTTQVDVGRVYGYEKALFDFDSKHISQPGNAKAIDYLLATYKSFGYDAQPQWFSPQGALGGKTANVLAVLKGTENPELVYVVSSHFDSRAEGPGADDNTSGTAALLEAARVMARHPQPATIVFASFTGEESGLLGSREYVRRAVADSVKLVGALNNDMLGWANDHHLDNTIRYSNPGIRDIQHAAAARSRR
- a CDS encoding PD40 domain-containing protein, which translates into the protein MRLLPALLLLTAPLSAQSGGIVPPGMLWEKGFRAWDAGRYIEATDALRSLLVPGAARPWIDSVAVLTGERFETVELTPDGGRPIWSADGQTIAYESGLPAVRVTRVVRRSAPTKVLLEAVGSGAALSPTGALVAWIAPTTLNRVPLGIKEVATGRELPITGLGEWLPTGATFGTDDATLFVVVSRASDGTRNDILRLTRTGDSFAVQGIVAPTAGFKGVPVALPGGRFLAYPVPSGNPVRLPVGLAGLRAAALFAIVDLQANTVRRIEGRAATISADGSMIAWVEGRLVVQGDIATEENRLMAAPVAGGGAMTLYKGIRRIDAPALSPDGSRIAFQMMPVQDYELYTLDISPTASATPTRITREIQHDVLPQWLSPTTVMAVRGAEASPLLSLRHRDGGAHAALPQQHRAHHRPPSTSGCRRLMARRCSPWPSAMATP